In the Helicobacter typhlonius genome, one interval contains:
- a CDS encoding MATE family efflux transporter, producing MSVAADKVNMRTDSIYKLFFYFFIPNLCAMLALSTYSTIDGIFVGKKLGENALAAIGLCWPIFPALIAFELLFGLGAASIASYFLGKGQDNRARLMFSSVFYFATLSSVIIGVILFFCVEKVALALGANELVLPYVVEYLQVIFLSAVIMVLHPLLDIFVINDKRPILAMMAMIIGSASNIVLNYIFLFVLELGMFGSALATAMGHGLGMMILLSHFVRKRGRIYFVWRFSLNAVFASAKNGVPQSISELSVAFVMIMFNHTLKALAESEEMKVSYLAIYSIVMYVGVVCFTILLSCAQGVQPVASYNYGAGEMKRVRGIYAFGVGFATALGILVYAVFMSIDSMLVKLFLKSGQEMILEPTLEAMKVYFIGYIFLGFNIVSAIFFQSIQRPKSSFLITLSYNLIFVSILLFVLSYYYGVFGVWFSYPLSLVCSSVVVIGVIIYEFRYGVLNLAHRI from the coding sequence ATGAGCGTGGCAGCGGATAAAGTCAATATGCGCACAGATTCTATTTATAAGCTCTTTTTTTATTTTTTTATCCCTAATTTATGCGCAATGCTTGCGCTTTCAACTTATTCAACCATTGATGGTATTTTTGTGGGGAAAAAGCTTGGTGAAAATGCACTTGCTGCTATTGGGCTATGTTGGCCTATATTTCCTGCTCTCATTGCTTTTGAATTACTCTTTGGCTTAGGAGCTGCTTCTATTGCTTCGTATTTTTTGGGTAAAGGACAAGATAACCGTGCAAGATTAATGTTTAGCTCGGTATTTTATTTTGCTACCCTCTCTTCTGTCATTATCGGCGTAATTCTTTTTTTCTGCGTAGAAAAAGTCGCTCTTGCACTTGGGGCAAATGAGTTGGTGCTGCCCTATGTAGTAGAGTATTTGCAAGTGATTTTTTTGAGTGCTGTGATTATGGTGCTTCACCCTTTGCTTGATATTTTTGTGATTAATGATAAACGCCCGATTTTGGCAATGATGGCGATGATTATTGGCTCTGCATCAAATATTGTATTAAATTATATTTTTTTATTTGTGTTAGAGCTTGGTATGTTTGGCTCTGCACTTGCTACTGCTATGGGACACGGATTAGGTATGATGATACTTTTAAGCCATTTTGTGCGTAAAAGAGGGCGCATTTATTTTGTATGGCGTTTTTCACTCAATGCTGTGTTTGCTTCTGCAAAAAATGGTGTGCCTCAAAGCATTTCTGAGCTTAGCGTAGCATTTGTAATGATTATGTTTAATCACACATTGAAAGCTTTAGCTGAAAGCGAAGAGATGAAAGTGAGCTATCTTGCTATTTATAGTATCGTGATGTATGTGGGTGTAGTTTGTTTTACAATTTTACTCTCTTGCGCTCAAGGTGTGCAGCCTGTAGCAAGCTATAACTATGGAGCTGGAGAGATGAAGCGAGTGAGGGGGATTTATGCTTTTGGAGTGGGCTTTGCTACTGCTTTAGGCATTTTAGTTTATGCAGTATTTATGAGTATAGATTCTATGCTCGTCAAACTTTTTTTAAAAAGTGGGCAAGAAATGATTTTAGAGCCAACCCTTGAAGCAATGAAAGTGTATTTTATAGGCTATATATTTTTAGGATTTAATATTGTGAGTGCAATATTTTTTCAATCAATCCAACGTCCAAAAAGCTCTTTTCTTATCACACTCTCTTATAATCTCATTTTTGTGAGTATTTTACTTTTTGTTTTGTCTTATTATTATGGTGTTTTTGGCGTGTGGTTTTCTTATCCGCTTTCTCTTGTGTGTTCAAGTGTGGTGGTGATTGGTGTGATTATCTATGAGTTTCGCTATGGTGTGCTAAATCTAGCTCATAGAATCTGA
- the kdsB gene encoding 3-deoxy-manno-octulosonate cytidylyltransferase, with protein sequence MIIIPARLESTRFPKKVLCDIGGLPMVVRTALNAQQVDSVVVACDDEQIASVCKTHKIPCVMTAKSHSSGTDRCAEASKKLGLSDNEVILNIQADEPFLEHNVISTLIALMKEKKPFMGTLAKVISESSSVDSNLVKVVLNAHNEAIYFSRATIPFHRDKDSKTMQHFPYLGHLGIYGFYAKTLQEFCSLPKSPIEDIEKLEQLRAIYHRKTIALAVVETKSVGIDTPQDYERALAYLRESEK encoded by the coding sequence ATGATTATTATTCCTGCAAGATTAGAATCTACACGATTCCCAAAAAAAGTATTATGTGATATAGGTGGGTTGCCTATGGTCGTGCGCACAGCACTTAATGCACAGCAGGTAGATTCTGTTGTGGTGGCGTGTGATGATGAACAAATAGCATCTGTATGTAAAACACATAAGATTCCTTGTGTAATGACAGCTAAAAGTCATAGTAGCGGCACAGATAGATGTGCAGAGGCAAGTAAAAAACTCGGATTGAGCGATAATGAGGTTATTCTTAATATTCAAGCTGATGAGCCATTTTTGGAACATAATGTTATTTCCACACTCATTGCCTTAATGAAAGAAAAAAAGCCTTTTATGGGGACTTTAGCAAAGGTGATTTCTGAATCTTCTAGCGTGGATTCTAATCTTGTTAAAGTCGTGTTAAACGCGCATAATGAGGCGATTTATTTCTCTCGTGCTACTATTCCATTTCACCGCGATAAAGATAGCAAGACTATGCAGCATTTTCCATATTTGGGGCATTTGGGAATTTATGGCTTTTATGCAAAGACTTTGCAGGAGTTTTGCTCCTTGCCAAAAAGCCCAATAGAGGATATAGAGAAATTAGAGCAGCTTCGCGCAATTTATCATAGAAAAACTATTGCTTTAGCGGTGGTAGAAACAAAAAGCGTGGGGATTGATACGCCACAAGATTATGAGAGGGCGTTAGCATATCTTAGAGAGAGTGAAAAATAG
- a CDS encoding GtrA family protein, translating into MKNPWHKAGIKYLSVGVVNTCVGYGVIFFALWCGIVPEVANAIGYGVGFVVSYILNKTFTFASPSSHKRDLPRFALAMGVAYVAQFFVMSFAYRILDMNPYFAQIVGGVVYVCVGFVMSKCYAFSPKDS; encoded by the coding sequence ATGAAAAATCCGTGGCATAAAGCAGGTATTAAATACTTAAGCGTAGGAGTAGTAAATACTTGCGTTGGCTATGGCGTGATATTTTTTGCACTATGGTGTGGCATTGTGCCAGAAGTGGCAAATGCAATAGGCTATGGTGTGGGTTTTGTGGTTTCTTATATATTGAATAAAACTTTTACCTTTGCTTCGCCTTCTTCTCATAAACGCGATTTACCTCGTTTTGCTTTAGCTATGGGTGTGGCGTATGTAGCACAATTTTTTGTGATGAGCTTTGCATATAGAATCTTAGATATGAATCCTTATTTTGCACAAATTGTCGGCGGTGTAGTGTATGTATGCGTTGGTTTTGTGATGAGCAAATGTTATGCTTTTTCACCTAAGGATTCATAA
- a CDS encoding DUF6056 family protein: protein MKIISRNALARGGLKSVIIFSVFIGGFFLVLNALFPTQSDDLGAVSEGLSGAWHSYMNWNGRIFEMLRTACVGALAPSVYFVILNTLMGVGFVFLFFVFIFGRLPRDFNDVVILSLLMFVLMFQSAFGSIFLWAAGSLNYLWAYCALLCSFIPYRLFWGDIFEQDSKGICKSNVVKELGKALLFMILCFIAGMSSEMIGVVAIIVHIGFFIYALYKRVHLPVWYYAGLVAFTLGWFVLYLSPGHAKRVAVWWELFGKDSFYTLRDIIAMSFGEKMRHLSITYAKFVGYLPVIIIVSILFVCYKERAKKFISLIFIFAVVVFFVMVKNHKHFLPFASDFIGIVAFVIAGCFFVGFAYFYYKRNDEAMCKLFIKLFIAFLLFCLLVGTTIQVGLPSRAKLGYVLIEFVMIVFVYQQFMESLGSERIAKIIQISIIALCCAYGIFVLSAYIDGRIKWNNMVDSIQAQKAQGIEDVKVSASTFASFYKNYGDWGNPGDNPNEWPNTTYAHYFGVKSFVVE from the coding sequence ATGAAAATAATCAGTCGTAACGCGCTCGCTCGGGGGGGGCTTAAAAGCGTAATTATTTTTTCTGTCTTTATAGGCGGATTCTTTCTTGTTTTAAACGCGCTTTTTCCTACGCAAAGTGATGATTTGGGTGCAGTGAGTGAGGGCTTAAGCGGTGCGTGGCATAGCTATATGAATTGGAATGGTAGAATCTTTGAAATGCTAAGAACTGCTTGTGTGGGAGCTCTTGCACCGAGTGTTTATTTTGTGATTCTTAATACCCTTATGGGCGTGGGATTTGTATTTTTATTTTTTGTTTTTATATTTGGGCGATTGCCACGCGATTTTAATGATGTGGTGATATTAAGTCTTTTAATGTTTGTGCTAATGTTTCAGAGTGCTTTTGGTTCGATTTTCCTTTGGGCTGCTGGGAGTTTAAATTATTTGTGGGCGTATTGTGCCTTGCTTTGTAGCTTTATCCCTTATCGTTTATTTTGGGGAGATATTTTCGAGCAAGATTCTAAAGGTATTTGTAAATCAAATGTTGTAAAAGAGCTAGGCAAAGCTCTTCTCTTTATGATTTTATGTTTTATTGCTGGTATGAGTAGCGAAATGATAGGTGTTGTGGCAATCATCGTGCATATAGGATTTTTTATATATGCCCTCTATAAAAGAGTGCATTTGCCTGTGTGGTATTATGCTGGGCTTGTGGCTTTTACACTTGGCTGGTTTGTGCTTTATCTAAGCCCCGGACACGCTAAAAGAGTAGCTGTATGGTGGGAACTTTTTGGTAAGGATTCTTTTTACACACTAAGAGACATTATTGCGATGAGTTTTGGTGAGAAAATGCGACATTTAAGTATTACTTATGCAAAGTTTGTTGGTTATTTACCTGTGATAATCATAGTGTCAATCCTTTTTGTATGTTATAAAGAAAGGGCTAAAAAATTTATATCTTTAATTTTTATTTTTGCTGTGGTTGTATTTTTTGTAATGGTAAAAAATCATAAGCATTTTTTACCATTTGCAAGTGATTTTATTGGCATTGTTGCTTTTGTCATTGCTGGGTGTTTTTTTGTGGGATTTGCTTATTTTTATTATAAGAGAAATGATGAGGCAATGTGTAAGCTTTTTATTAAATTATTCATTGCATTTTTACTCTTTTGTCTGCTTGTAGGCACTACGATTCAAGTAGGTTTGCCATCACGCGCTAAGCTTGGCTATGTATTGATTGAATTTGTAATGATTGTTTTTGTCTATCAGCAGTTTATGGAATCTTTAGGCAGTGAGCGCATAGCAAAAATTATTCAAATATCAATCATTGCTTTATGTTGTGCTTATGGGATTTTTGTGCTAAGTGCATATATTGATGGGCGTATAAAGTGGAACAATATGGTAGATTCTATTCAAGCGCAAAAAGCTCAAGGCATAGAAGATGTGAAAGTGAGTGCTTCTACCTTTGCTTCATTTTATAAAAATTATGGCGATTGGGGCAATCCCGGAGACAATCCAAATGAGTGGCCTAATACGACTTACGCGCATTATTTTGGTGTGAAAAGCTTTGTGGTAGAGTAA
- a CDS encoding glycosyltransferase → MQASKGDCVALIDADLQDPPTMLLEMYKKWQDKEADIIYARRISRAGESFIRAKLSEGFYILSNLISQVHLESGVRDFRLMDRQVVNALLSMSEYHRFSKAMFEWVGFKKIGLEYEYIPRTQGNSGWSFWKLFKYAIEGFISFSTMPLRVAFVLGFVMSALSLGYGCYAVISTLIFHNAVAGWTSLVAWIAFLGGVQLIILGVIGEYIARIYEQVKSRPHYIARDMSEDTRNDELKDNVQDFHKGKECSKKF, encoded by the coding sequence TTGCAAGCAAGTAAGGGCGACTGTGTAGCACTTATTGACGCGGATTTACAAGACCCACCGACGATGCTGCTTGAAATGTATAAAAAATGGCAGGATAAGGAAGCAGACATTATATATGCAAGACGAATCTCTCGTGCGGGAGAGAGTTTTATAAGGGCTAAGCTTAGCGAGGGATTTTATATTTTAAGCAATCTCATTTCGCAAGTGCATTTAGAATCTGGCGTGAGAGATTTTCGCCTTATGGATAGGCAAGTTGTGAATGCCCTTTTGAGTATGAGTGAGTATCATCGTTTTTCAAAGGCAATGTTTGAATGGGTTGGCTTTAAAAAAATTGGCTTAGAATATGAGTATATTCCACGCACACAGGGTAATAGTGGCTGGAGCTTTTGGAAACTTTTTAAATATGCCATTGAGGGCTTTATTAGCTTTAGCACTATGCCTTTACGCGTGGCTTTTGTGTTGGGCTTTGTGATGAGTGCGCTAAGTTTGGGCTATGGGTGTTATGCAGTGATAAGCACACTTATTTTTCACAATGCTGTGGCTGGTTGGACTTCACTTGTAGCGTGGATAGCCTTTTTGGGTGGAGTTCAGCTTATCATACTTGGTGTTATTGGCGAGTATATCGCAAGAATCTATGAGCAAGTAAAATCTCGCCCACATTATATCGCACGAGATATGAGCGAGGATACAAGAAATGATGAGCTAAAAGATAACGTGCAGGATTTTCATAAAGGTAAAGAATGCAGCAAAAAATTCTAA
- a CDS encoding glycosyltransferase, with amino-acid sequence MAKLSLIVPCYNEADSLLSFCKNIFAVFEDISKTYSQSVFELIFVNDGSSDNTLQILRSLQNAQEGSCDIQDSAFLSIPPPRSMQNKNY; translated from the coding sequence GTGGCAAAGCTTTCTCTTATCGTGCCTTGCTATAATGAGGCAGATAGTTTACTTTCATTTTGTAAGAATATTTTTGCAGTTTTTGAGGATATTTCAAAAACATATTCTCAAAGTGTATTTGAACTCATTTTTGTTAATGATGGAAGTAGTGATAACACATTGCAAATACTTCGTTCTTTGCAAAATGCACAAGAGGGCAGTTGCGATATTCAAGATTCTGCTTTTCTTTCTATCCCCCCCCCCCGCTCAATGCAAAATAAAAATTATTGA
- a CDS encoding glycosyltransferase family 2 protein — MRLAIVIPAHNEEAVILQTCRELQLVLGELVKQGEIARESFICFIDDGSKDKTWEILQDISRDTMRLESTQQLSTDIDSKASQPQVGKTEYIAISAIKLSRNYGHQNALLAGLEYVADKSDCAISIDCDLQDDISVIDEFVRKAKAGAEVIYGVRKKRDTDSFFKKYTALGFYKLMALMGVKITYNHADYRLLSARAIKSLLNFNEVNLFLRGIVPLLGFKSDVVEYDRLERFAGESKYPLMKMLSFAWNGITSFSVTPLRLVSVLGVVFFLLSIGLGAWVLYVKLFTSGVMYGWASTMIPLCFFSGIQLLSLGVIGEYIGKIYAESKHRPRYFIEDIANPRKNL; from the coding sequence ATGCGTCTTGCTATCGTAATTCCTGCGCATAATGAAGAAGCGGTGATATTGCAAACTTGCAGAGAGCTACAGCTTGTGCTTGGAGAGTTGGTAAAGCAAGGTGAGATTGCGCGTGAGAGTTTTATTTGCTTTATTGATGATGGAAGCAAGGATAAGACTTGGGAGATTTTGCAAGATATTTCGCGCGATACTATGAGATTAGAATCTACACAGCAGCTTAGCACAGATATAGATTCTAAAGCCTCACAACCTCAAGTAGGCAAAACAGAATATATAGCAATAAGCGCAATTAAACTCTCACGCAACTATGGACATCAAAACGCGCTTTTAGCGGGATTAGAATATGTGGCGGACAAAAGCGATTGTGCCATTAGCATAGATTGTGATTTGCAAGATGATATTTCGGTGATTGATGAATTTGTGAGAAAGGCAAAAGCAGGTGCAGAGGTGATTTATGGGGTAAGAAAAAAGCGTGATACAGATAGCTTTTTCAAAAAATATACCGCACTTGGATTCTATAAATTAATGGCATTAATGGGTGTAAAAATCACCTACAATCACGCTGATTATCGGCTGCTTTCTGCAAGAGCTATCAAATCACTTCTTAACTTTAATGAAGTCAATCTCTTTTTGCGTGGCATTGTGCCATTACTTGGCTTTAAAAGCGATGTGGTGGAATACGATAGGCTGGAGCGATTTGCAGGAGAGAGCAAATATCCTTTAATGAAAATGCTTTCTTTTGCGTGGAATGGCATTACAAGCTTTAGTGTTACGCCATTGCGGCTTGTGAGTGTGCTAGGCGTGGTGTTTTTCTTGCTTTCCATTGGGCTTGGTGCTTGGGTGCTTTATGTCAAGCTTTTTACAAGTGGCGTTATGTATGGCTGGGCTTCCACGATGATACCGCTTTGCTTTTTTAGCGGGATTCAGCTTTTGAGCCTTGGTGTTATCGGCGAATATATTGGCAAGATTTACGCAGAATCAAAGCACCGACCGAGATATTTCATAGAAGACATTGCAAATCCACGCAAAAATTTATAG
- a CDS encoding CPBP family intramembrane glutamic endopeptidase, with protein MSEYKSIAIQAGLSLCLLVFACAVYYFAIFRLNGELVGLYPFILSLQSLLWLCFGFVMASVIMWIFLQFPCHKIYDENVFIFAKSANMYFMVPFFLINALAEELIFRGVLQYHFGLILATILFTLVHFSYYKKPLMLLEVCAQGLLLGFLYEMSESLWVCTLCHGGFNYFLLLLIKKDYVRYDDKS; from the coding sequence GTGAGTGAGTATAAATCCATAGCGATACAGGCGGGGCTTTCTCTGTGTTTGTTGGTTTTTGCGTGCGCGGTATATTATTTTGCAATTTTTCGCTTAAATGGGGAGCTTGTGGGACTCTATCCCTTTATCCTTTCACTTCAAAGTCTGCTCTGGCTCTGCTTTGGGTTTGTAATGGCGTCTGTGATAATGTGGATATTTTTGCAGTTTCCGTGCCATAAAATATATGATGAAAATGTATTTATCTTTGCAAAAAGCGCAAATATGTATTTTATGGTGCCATTTTTTCTTATCAACGCCTTGGCGGAGGAGCTGATTTTTCGAGGGGTTTTACAATATCATTTTGGACTTATTCTTGCAACTATTCTTTTTACACTCGTGCATTTTTCGTATTACAAAAAACCGCTTATGTTGCTTGAAGTATGCGCGCAGGGGCTGCTTTTGGGATTTTTGTATGAGATGAGTGAATCTTTATGGGTATGCACACTTTGCCACGGCGGATTTAATTATTTTCTCCTTTTGCTGATTAAAAAGGATTATGTGAGATATGATGACAAATCCTAA
- a CDS encoding HD domain-containing protein, with the protein MDSHNHNIGLKSPRLSAGLLKRIFVAASIRRWNDQATPVEFVELDKQAHKIVIAYILAKYEENNGKSIDWERLILQFCFEFFERIVLTDIKPPVFHKLQETHNKELVEFVCEQLESDLSMYEFFPKMKEYLISTKTNLEKQILKASHYYASKWEFDIIYHFNPYMYDVQNIRDIINKQVEEHYHLVGMREIMLYENVRELVAMFGQLRFQKRWSQTPRIPATSVLGHTLIVALSAYLISFDIGCCEKMRINHFLCGLFHDLPEILTRDIISPIKRSVKGLDRLIKEIEEEAVKKKILAIVPPNIAEDITYFTQNEFANRYMIEHFPHNTVSGEELMERFNHNENNPIYGEFLKIFDNLSAYLEAKISISHGISSDDLISGANEIYKKCADKVVCNVDIGKLFRDFA; encoded by the coding sequence ATGGATTCACATAATCACAATATAGGTTTAAAATCGCCACGCTTAAGTGCGGGATTATTAAAGAGGATTTTTGTTGCTGCAAGTATTCGCCGCTGGAATGACCAAGCTACACCTGTGGAATTTGTAGAGCTAGATAAACAAGCGCATAAAATTGTGATTGCTTATATTTTGGCAAAGTATGAGGAAAATAATGGCAAAAGTATTGATTGGGAAAGATTGATATTGCAATTTTGCTTTGAGTTTTTTGAACGCATTGTTTTAACAGATATTAAGCCTCCTGTGTTTCATAAATTGCAAGAAACGCATAATAAAGAGCTTGTAGAGTTTGTATGCGAGCAATTAGAATCCGATTTAAGTATGTATGAGTTTTTTCCAAAAATGAAAGAATATCTCATAAGCACCAAAACTAACCTTGAAAAGCAGATTCTCAAAGCCTCGCATTATTATGCGTCTAAATGGGAGTTTGATATTATTTATCACTTTAATCCTTATATGTATGATGTGCAAAATATTCGCGATATTATTAATAAGCAGGTAGAGGAGCATTATCATTTGGTGGGAATGCGTGAGATTATGCTCTATGAAAATGTGCGTGAGCTTGTTGCGATGTTTGGGCAGCTTAGATTCCAAAAGCGGTGGAGTCAAACACCGAGAATCCCAGCTACTTCAGTGCTAGGACATACGCTTATTGTGGCTTTAAGTGCATATTTGATAAGTTTTGATATAGGCTGTTGTGAGAAAATGCGTATTAATCATTTTTTATGTGGGCTTTTTCACGATTTGCCTGAGATTCTAACGCGTGATATTATCTCGCCTATTAAACGCAGTGTAAAAGGGCTTGATAGACTGATTAAAGAGATTGAAGAAGAGGCTGTGAAAAAAAAGATTCTAGCGATTGTACCGCCTAATATTGCAGAAGATATTACTTATTTTACACAAAATGAATTTGCTAATCGCTATATGATTGAGCATTTTCCTCATAATACTGTAAGTGGCGAGGAGCTAATGGAGCGTTTTAATCATAATGAGAATAATCCCATTTATGGGGAATTTTTGAAGATATTTGATAATTTAAGTGCGTATTTGGAGGCAAAAATCTCCATTAGCCACGGCATTTCAAGCGATGATTTGATAAGTGGTGCAAATGAAATTTATAAAAAATGCGCCGATAAAGTTGTTTGCAATGTAGATATAGGCAAACTATTTAGGGATTTTGCTTAA
- a CDS encoding carboxymuconolactone decarboxylase family protein — translation MKAYIKFDTISESFGSKRVKGGAMNIFKTNDKSNYFESDINAYINPPPKIPWFLRFPMWIAKKKLKKDLLLPKILSWSPKTAISSAVMETFITHDDIEVPKRLLKLIRIHISIDVACPFCIDMNSFEYDKDCITEEEIRVLQSMDIDSCPSFSHREKVALRYISAITKTPLVISEELIKEVKKEYSQRAILILAATAAQVNYWARLIRALGVPTAGFTNLCRIERSE, via the coding sequence TTGAAAGCATATATAAAATTTGATACCATTAGTGAATCTTTTGGTAGCAAACGCGTAAAGGGAGGAGCGATGAATATTTTTAAGACAAATGATAAAAGTAATTATTTTGAAAGCGATATAAATGCCTATATCAACCCTCCACCAAAAATCCCTTGGTTTTTAAGATTCCCAATGTGGATAGCAAAAAAGAAGCTCAAAAAAGATTTGCTTCTACCAAAGATTCTATCGTGGAGTCCTAAAACCGCTATAAGCTCGGCGGTAATGGAAACTTTCATCACGCACGATGATATAGAAGTGCCTAAGAGACTTTTAAAACTTATTAGAATCCACATTTCTATTGATGTCGCTTGTCCTTTTTGTATTGATATGAATAGTTTTGAATACGATAAGGACTGCATTACAGAGGAAGAAATAAGGGTGCTACAAAGTATGGATATTGATAGTTGCCCAAGCTTTTCGCATAGGGAGAAAGTCGCCCTGCGCTATATATCTGCTATCACAAAAACACCGCTTGTGATAAGTGAGGAGCTCATCAAAGAGGTAAAAAAGGAATATTCCCAAAGGGCGATTTTAATCCTCGCAGCGACTGCAGCGCAAGTGAATTATTGGGCTAGGCTCATACGCGCACTAGGTGTGCCAACGGCAGGATTCACAAATCTATGCAGGATTGAAAGGAGCGAGTGA
- a CDS encoding FUSC family protein: protein MFESAYNLIFKRFIYVYDAGFLGLFYAFKAMIAICISGLLCYLLLGTPVMIWAVMMAMYVFFLNGFTSNKDMDWQYLVLFVIFVCALIPVFGLWEESLWLIIPSMLLAFGIGIGEVYDNDLPKVLTLALVNALVANIYAGSHPDVPLWHCMGAALLGGSVSIGVRLFISFGQYGRFIQTQFVAQLFEISMMCENLGTKNYETLKSQALNHISLLKSKLTSASAKIKDAHLIKNHKRALFYLYKLESVCYVLDLMNYYFLHNHSKALQEAQKEMAYNLNELSHIFYGKKPNITKHCLESALKNNADSQWINALKIFYSKVESFTRLSSLQSQAFVENTSTKSFTEMYASLKHNPAPFFYGVRYAVAIGCAMFFAQFFQINHGAWIALGVISMMHQNIGSIKSAGKDSIFGSFIGLILGISLVLIFGDSPLLLWIFIPNLFLVVYFKTYPFMLWSMVLMLELVLMFALLDSNFIELILYRFGDILLGFLLAFCISKIIYPHYSANELIPQTTLCLESFAALVTSIEDSNGYTLTCQNQLMRSLDELSSFIKESREEKKLYGEQILQGFANLADDFTHLKESLFTLCEKITLQNTNDMLLKNDLKALRVRFSMLCAMLDSKPYYFKTDEDERFLLKDNQIYPIVREIFDLQNKIYTFLHTTLGK, encoded by the coding sequence ATGTTTGAATCTGCTTATAATCTCATCTTTAAACGTTTTATTTATGTCTATGACGCTGGATTTTTGGGGCTTTTCTATGCGTTTAAGGCAATGATTGCTATCTGTATTAGTGGGCTACTCTGCTACCTGCTGCTAGGCACTCCGGTGATGATTTGGGCAGTGATGATGGCAATGTATGTTTTTTTTCTCAATGGATTCACAAGCAATAAAGATATGGATTGGCAATATCTTGTGCTTTTTGTCATCTTTGTGTGCGCACTCATACCTGTTTTTGGGCTGTGGGAGGAGAGTTTATGGCTTATTATCCCCTCAATGCTCCTTGCCTTTGGTATTGGTATTGGCGAAGTGTATGATAACGACTTGCCAAAGGTGCTTACACTCGCACTTGTTAATGCGCTTGTAGCAAATATTTATGCCGGCTCACACCCTGATGTGCCACTATGGCATTGTATGGGTGCAGCTCTGCTCGGTGGGAGCGTGAGTATAGGGGTGAGACTCTTTATATCTTTTGGGCAGTATGGTAGATTCATACAGACGCAATTTGTCGCTCAACTCTTTGAAATCTCTATGATGTGCGAGAATCTTGGCACAAAAAATTATGAGACGCTCAAATCTCAAGCCCTTAATCATATCTCTTTACTCAAATCAAAACTCACTTCTGCTTCGGCAAAAATCAAGGACGCACATCTTATCAAAAACCACAAACGCGCCCTCTTTTATCTCTATAAGCTCGAAAGTGTATGCTATGTGCTTGATTTAATGAATTATTATTTTTTACACAATCACTCAAAAGCATTGCAAGAAGCACAAAAAGAAATGGCATATAACCTCAACGAACTTTCACATATTTTTTATGGAAAAAAGCCAAATATCACAAAGCATTGCTTAGAATCTGCGCTGAAAAATAATGCAGATTCACAATGGATTAATGCACTTAAAATTTTCTACTCAAAAGTAGAATCTTTTACGCGTCTCTCATCTTTGCAATCTCAAGCCTTTGTAGAAAATACAAGCACAAAAAGTTTTACAGAAATGTATGCTTCACTCAAACATAATCCTGCACCTTTTTTTTATGGCGTGAGATATGCTGTGGCGATTGGCTGTGCGATGTTTTTCGCGCAATTTTTTCAAATCAATCACGGCGCGTGGATAGCCCTAGGTGTAATTTCTATGATGCACCAAAACATTGGCTCAATCAAATCCGCGGGCAAAGATTCTATATTTGGCAGTTTCATCGGCTTGATACTTGGCATTAGTTTGGTGCTTATCTTTGGCGATTCGCCTCTGCTTTTGTGGATTTTTATCCCTAATTTATTTTTGGTGGTGTATTTTAAAACCTATCCCTTTATGCTATGGTCTATGGTGCTTATGCTCGAGCTTGTGCTAATGTTTGCGCTTTTGGATAGCAATTTTATCGAGCTTATCCTCTATCGTTTTGGAGATATTTTACTTGGATTTTTACTTGCATTTTGTATCTCTAAAATTATCTATCCACATTATAGTGCCAATGAACTTATCCCGCAAACGACATTATGCTTAGAATCTTTTGCTGCACTTGTAACAAGCATAGAAGATTCCAATGGCTACACACTTACGTGCCAAAATCAACTTATGCGCTCTCTTGATGAACTTTCTTCTTTTATCAAAGAAAGTCGCGAAGAAAAAAAGCTTTATGGGGAGCAGATTTTGCAAGGTTTTGCGAATCTCGCTGATGACTTCACGCATTTAAAAGAATCGCTTTTCACATTATGTGAAAAAATCACCCTACAAAATACAAATGATATGCTTTTAAAAAATGACTTAAAGGCTTTGCGTGTGCGATTTTCTATGCTTTGTGCAATGCTAGATTCTAAACCTTATTATTTTAAAACCGATGAAGATGAGCGATTCTTACTCAAAGACAATCAAATTTATCCCATTGTGCGCGAAATTTTTGATTTACAAAACAAGATTTACACTTTTTTGCATACCACACTTGGCAAATAA